The Pomacea canaliculata isolate SZHN2017 linkage group LG14, ASM307304v1, whole genome shotgun sequence genomic sequence GAGCGACAGTTTCATGTCCTTGTCGCGGGGGAGGGATGTTGGTGTCTTggtgttctttgtgtgtgaaccTCGCTGTGTCTGGACTGTGGATAGCATCTGTTGCCTTGTGTCTTCGATGGTGGTACCGGGACCTTGCTCTACCTTCAATGCTTGtaatgtatatgtatgcatgtgtgagtgaaagagtttCATTTGTAATCGCTCTCATTCTATtacttaaaactttttgttcttttgagtaCAGTTTTAGGTTGAGAAGCGAGCAACTCAATGAGTAAAGTCCTTTCGACACTCGGTAACTCATCATAGTGACTCACTGAACTTAGTCTTAGGGTTAGCATCCATGCTGGTGCGGATAACAGAGGAGATAAGATGGCACTGCCTTCAAGTAACAGCTGATCCCCGACAGAAGTGAAGTCTCTAACAGCTCACTCTCTAACAACCTGAAAAAAGTCATAGTACGACCTTTTCAGGTTGCTGATGGAAGTCGAACGCGGGATAGCCTCCTCACCTCTTTTTCtcacaaacagaagaaaaatatagtcCCCGACAACCGAAAGGTTAGGGAACTACAAGATATATTATTGCAATCCCCAAACTTCTTGTGCTCCTActttttgtctccctttattCCTTTAAATTTATTCTAGAAATAGTTTGTTGTCATGGATATGTAGGTATGACAATCAGGAACGTCACCGTGTCGTATGTCATTATCATAATctgttccagaaaaaaataaacccgcGTAAAGATCAATAACCGATACAGGTGATTAGTTTCGGGAAAACCCGTTGCGCGGTGTAAAGGTCACACCTGGGTGGGGACACTCACTCAATAACCACGTAGTGCACGTAAACGACGTAGTGAGCCGTCTGCTTTCAAACCATCAGCTTCACATAACATGGCGGTAACATCTGTGACGGGGGAAACCCGTACCGCCGTACATGTCGTCACTGAGAAGATAGTCGTTACTGCGAACCCTGTCGTTACGTCATCAGCGACAAGGGCGTGGCCAGGGTTACTTCACTCTTGTCGATTATTGAGCGCAGGGTCTGTGTAATCTCAACTGCAGgagattatttttgtctgtggGAAAACCATTATAAGACCACGTGATCGGAATGCTGTACCTACCATGTATCTGTgacgtaggaaccagggggtcGAGGGAGCGGGGGGACAGCgacccctcaaaaaaagatactgagtaGGCAAGAATGTGTTAACTGTCAGCAAGGGGTCCCACCCCCCACAAAGCCGGGTATGTTACCACCCCACTGTGTATATAACACATTCAGCACATGCCAGGCTGCAAGTACGTGCAGGGTGCGGGCTGCAGCATCACACGTGATGTGAATGTCATCGAGGGGGTTCACCATCACCAGCAGTGCCAGCCACAACGAGTTTTAGTGAAAGATTGAGAAGATGATGTGCTGCACAGACAAACCTGTGTGAACGCTACATTTATGAACAGAACGATACAGTTAGGTTACCGTTCACAGATCTCAACAGTGGTAGCGACGATTCTTTCGATGAACACTGAACATTAACCTTGTGGATGTCAACGACAGGTATGTGAACAGCAAAAGTAATTTTCTGCTACTCCAGTGAAAGCTTTGTCATCGATAATAAACACagataacatgtttttttttttaatttttctgcgAGGCGTTGCACCTATTTTGCCAAAAGGTGTTTAAAAAGGTCAACCTCTATGAAtgacagcattttttaaaaaaaaaagaacaaagcaactgtcatttttttttttttttttttttttttagtaaagtagCCTTGAAACGTTTGGACATCACCGTCTTGAAGTCGGGGGAAGTGCTGGCCCTTGCCTCCTGTAACCGAAGCTGATGTTATTAAGAACACCTGTAGTTTACAAGAATAGAACAATCTTTGGTGCCTAGTTTGTTTATTACCTGTAAACACAGTTTAAGAAGGCTcaatacttttaaaatcacATAGCACCTAGATCGTGGGTACATTTATCGAAAATACCTTCTTCTGTCTGAATGACATTCCCGTTTGTGTGTTATCCAACCACACCCCAGAATTCTGTGAATTATCATGCTCTTTCTACTTTCGCTTTCTGTCACGACCGTATTACCCTTTActtaagagaaataaatgaagaaaggaTGAATTAAGGAAAGGTAAGAGAAATTAGTTTTCTTGCagtctgtttcttctctttacagcttcttctctcttcttctgaCTCGCTTCCATTTCAGTCACCTCTCAACTGGAACAAATTTTGTTGCAGGATAAAATCGTCTTTACGGACCACACAGCTCACAAGGCCTTGGtgaatgagtttttaaaattatgcgACATGAGTTTTCACATTCGGGTGGATGCAGAAAGCTTGTGTATATCCCTCCGCCATCAGGGCCGAGCATCGCCCATCAAGTTCTCAGACGTTCTCATAGCGAGGTGGTGGTGACAAGATGGCGCCGCAGACAGTCCCATGATGCTCGATGCCAGTCTGACAGCGCCATTGCTGTGACGAGGTGGGACCGCAGTCGACCTGCTGACGCCGGCAGCAAATGTCTTGGATGCAAAGAGGACAAAGAACATCGGCGACACCGTGAACAGGAGTGTGTTCTAGAGCTGAATCGGGGGAATTTCGAAGCGAAGGAGAATGTTGACGACAACGGCAACGATGACAGATGTGTCGTCAAGACAACAACAGGACATTCCCCTTCGGTTTTTGACAAGCTGGTCTGCATTTTGAAACAATTCCAACCTCATCTTTTCCTCACCCAGTAGCAGAGGGGCGGAAGTCATGTTTACCTTGACTACTCgagatgacaaagaaaaaggagTCACGTGGACATCAAAAACTGGCAaaggtgaaaaaataaatgttgtaagCAAAGCTACTTTTGATATTAGCAAGACGAAGGTAAAGGAGAAGAAattgagaataaatttaaaacGGGATTCGGTGGATTTCTGTAGGGAGGAAACAACACCCGGTCATGGCGAGTGCCGGGGATCTCAGGACGTGAGAGTGACTAACCGAGGGATGAATGGTGTGGTTTCAGCATCTGTGTTCTCAGAAACTTTTAAGAGATCGACAGATGTTGACGTCATGTGAGTATTATCTTTGAATTGTGTTCGATCAGGCAATCGATCAATTAATCATAATCGATCATATCGCTCCATCATCAATTATCACTATCTGATCGTAAGCATCGTCTATCAATAATCCTCAATCCTCCGCCCATGAATCAGTGAGTGGCTTGATGGGTAGAGTACTTCTCCTCCACGCTGTCTGTACTCATatatccccccccccttacTCTTCATCAGCTTCCCCACCTACCCCTCGCTCCTCAATCCACCTTCACACACTCTACATCTCTCTTCCCATGTCTTCTGCGCAGCGTGCCCCCAGAAGCGAGGGAGCCTCACCGTTGCCTAGCACCACCGGAGTCCCGCCCACCCCGGCCGTGCAGGCGCAGCATGACGTGTACATCGCGCATGCGCGGGAGGACCTGCAGGTGGCCACGCGGCTGCTGCGCGTGATGGAGGAGCGAGGGTTCTACTGCTACATGTGCGAACGAGACTTCCCCGTGGGCGACTGCATCAGTGACGTCATCACCGACGCGGTGCGAGCCTCGCGACATGTCGTGGCCGTCGTGTCCAAGAGCTTCCTCTCCGAAGACTGGTATGACGTCATGTtggtgttgggggaggggaggagtagGATGAGTAGAATCAGAGTCAGCAGAATCTGGTGTGTATCTGGATGTGGCACTTGCTTacacttgttgttgttgttgttgttgttgttgttgttgttgatgatgatgatgatgatgatgatgatgatgaggattgGCACGGAGTgcataaaattacttttctgttttcaccTCAGGGGCATGTTCAAGCTGCATGTAAGTCTGAGCCGGATGTACGAAACAAACAGAGCTATTCTACTTCCGTGCTGGTGGACGTGTGTGAAAAGGACGTTCCAAGCGTTTTACGTCACCTTAGCTACGTGGACATGCGCAGTGACCCAAACTACGTTGACAAACTTATTTCGATGCTACAAGGTGGGagacattttgtaatatttttatatgtagaTACAAAAAGCTGATCGACGCTCTTTAGCAGAAGTGTatgtttttttcatcttcaagcatatttttaaaaaaatactgttgcATGTTCACTATTTGCATACTCATATAGTTTACTGACTGTGCAGGACCAGAGGTCAGGGTGAATGAACTTTTACCTGTTGGGAATCTCTCTTACGGCATCGTCTACAATTACTACCTGGGCTACCTGAGGTTCGTGCTGCCAGGTGAGAATTTGTGATAAATCCCACACAATTTCCTTGCTGTGATTTTCAGCACCTGGGCAGTAAGACGAGAGCCTCAAGTTCCCCGTAAACACGTGACACAATCTCAggattttgtttattataactCAGTAAGACTTCCGCGTTCTCACCTGTGAATACGCTGAGTCATTATCATGTAGAAGCAAATAATTGTGCAACTCCCTGTCTCTTCTGAAAGTAACTTCTTTCAACaggaagcagaaaatatttctataaacCTGCTACTTTCCAGtggattttttatttcctttttttcggTTCGCATGACCTGACAAGTCTCAGGTaaacttcaaataatttttatttcctgaaaaATTCCCCTCACCTCGAAGTCGTCCGCAGTTAATATTTTGTAACCAGGAGCAAAGACAAGGCACGAGgtgcattttatttaaagtgcagGTTCGAACCTAAATGACTATGTTTACACGTGAAcactcctttctttctttctctcagtccTTCTTCCGTCtctaattatataattaatcCTTTTTTATTCCCTTTGTTTGCTCTGACATCATTtgtttcaatactttttttcattgatattgttttttcctttatttctctcttttgttttatctCTGTAAACTCGCCGACTCATTCTCTTTCAGTCTTGTAGTTCTCGACGACGATAGACAACTCTTCTCATAGAAAGGCACTAACGATTAAATAATCATCTCCCTTTGACTATGTTCTTTACAACATTTTAAGTCTTTATTTGAAGTGAGTTTTCTCGGCTTTCATAGATTGCAATTAAAAAAGGAGAATGTCGAGAAATGTAATTAAAGACAAGTGCATACACCTATGCCCCTCTATGCTcgctcacacgcacacgcacatatCATTGGaatggagagtgatgtcccttcacccAACTGGCTAAAGGTTGCTCTCCCTTCGCTCTTCGTATTTCCGTTGATctgcgtgaagttttgtgtctaatgttcattAGTACATCTGTTGTGATATTTGCTAAGTTCCTTTTGTgtctatgtttgtttgttgttttttttttttgtttgtttgttttttgttttgttttgttgttttgttgttgttgttgttgttgttgttgttgttgttgttgtttttttttgactcatttgtctgcatggttgtttatccttccatccttcgTATTCtctccatgtctcctacttgtcttaagctCAGAGCATGTTCCTTCGGGAGTGCCATTATGCGCTGTATaaaacacacatcatcatcatcatcatcatcatcatcatcatcctcctcctcctcctcctcctcctcctccttcttctcatcctcatcctcatcatcatcatcatcaccactcaGCTTGCCCTAAacgtctctctttttctctcccctgaCAGGAATCCAGCAAAGGATCGACAGATGGTGCCAGAAGCACAGCAACACGCAGTGCTTCGACGCACGCATGTCCCGGAAGTTCTACATCCTAGTTCCGGTCAGCTGCTACTGTCCTCACACCCTGGTGGACGCGGGCTGCGCCATCTCCTTCAGTGGTCACGTGGACGACCTGGAGCTGTCCAGGGCAGGCAGCCTGCGCCGCGTGTACAGACACACCGTGTGGAGCATCACCAAACCCAACGGGCAGGTAAGCTTGGTTGCCATGGCCGCCAATACTTCAACgaacagaatttaaaaagatTCGTGTGAGccgtgtgtgtgtagtggtggtggggatgatgatggtggtacGTGGATAGGCGcgtgcatatttatttatagaaagatACTATACCCTCCATCAGTTCATCAGTGTTGTGACCTATTCCATGCCAGGTGCTTCACTTTGTGGGTGAGTACCCGAGCTGCCTCAACACCTTGTACCAGATGGAGATGATCAGAAACACGGGGCTGGACTCCAGTGAGAGGcagagacagagggaggagtTCGTGGCCAGACTGAGGGCGCTCCTGGCCAGCAATGACCACACGGACAGCGTTCGTGTTGTGGACTATCGGGGTCAGCACTTTGCTCCtacttttctttgctgttgaagctcttgaaaaataaatgtttaaataatggTAAGAGGaactaaatatgtaaatatatgtgtTTTTAACCGTAAATCCTACTTTTGGGAAAAAATGTCTCACTGTTTACTAATTTCATGACATGCAGACGCTGAGAagcgtttgttgttgttgttgctgttgtttggttggttggttgtttgtttgtttggttggttggttgtttgttggttgtttgttggttgtttgttggttgtttgttgtttgttgttggttggttggtggttggttcgttggttggttggctgttggttggttggttggttggttttttatTCAAAACGTTAAGCAGGTTCTGGAAATACTATCTTTTACAGATAAAGACAGTTTTGGAAAcatcatttctctctcacaagtCCTCGCTCCAGTTATCGAGGAAGACAGACTTCCACCCAGTGAGAGCCAGCAGACAGTGAGCTGACTTTTGTCTGTGGGGACGAGGCGTAGAGAGACTTGTGTGGGCATTCCTTGTTACGCCAGTCAGGACATCAGCAACGAATCTTCTCAAAGCTCAACTGGATCATTCCtagtttggttgtttttgtcatttcagGATTTTTGCgagacaattttttaaaaatctggtaTATTTTGCACTCGCTTGCCACAAGACAATCTAATCTTTAATCAGTTACTGTAaattatttaagtatttattaaaaaaaataatcattttttatgTAGAAGAAGTACTGTAATCTTATGGTCAAAGGGGGAGTGAAGGCTACAGCCCTTTTTTCCTTTCggaaccattttaaaaaatttttattgagCGGTATCAACTGCAGTTGCTTTAACCACATAAACAGTATTAATCATTGATGAATATTCTTATTGTCCTATTTTGtgtcaatatatatttattttacacaagcTGTTATCACCAGATAGATAAATGTGAAGGGAAATAAACTGTCCTATAATTCAATTAACAGTGTAGTTAATTAACCATCGAACAAGGCACCGAATGTGTGGTAGAGTTTGTGTTGTAATCATTAAATGGCAAATCCTCACTGACTAATGGCTGACTAATGGCATCCCGACTCCTATTAGAGAGTAAGTCAGGGTATATTAGCCCAAAGAACGACTTTTATCATGGGAAAGATGGGTAGTGGGAACGGGGTGTGCTAAGTCTATTAAAGGATTTGTAAACTCAGTTGTGTTGCTTTAATTAGTATGACTATACCAGTCgctgtctttatttttccttctgtctccCTCTTTTCCTTCCCTTCCTTTTCCTATTATTTTTGTCAATCCACTCTGTCTATCTTTATCTATCCGAACAGGGCGGCCTATTTACAGGAgtttaaaaaattctaaaaaatttattttatgatgcCGAAAATAATCTTTGTGgtgtcaatgtgtgtgtatgtgaaactAAGAgattgcagagagagagagagagtgcgtgtgtgtgcgcatgtgtccGTTGGTGTGTGTGCGAACCTGTCTTTGAGTCTGTTCTTTGTCGCTTACATCTTTACCTTGTGGTGATTCAATGAGAGTTGTCCTTTCTTGTTCGTTCATGACTTCAATCTGGCAAAGAAAGTGAGTAAATAAACCCATTTGATTCTGAAGCAGATTAAAAAGCCTCCTTGTTCTGTGTTAAACCTTTCatcttctgtttcctttttcctcGAGTGCTTATTGTCGCAACACGTCGACGCCATCTCAAAGCCACGCTGCACTACTGCGCAATCTTTCACCGGAAGTCGCCAGTCGTCGTCCAGAGGCGACCGACACAAAAAGCATTTCGCCTCCTGATGCTTAACGCACACGCGTCCTCCGCTCTGCGCAtgaccacacacgtgactcCTGGACCGACGCACGTATGGGTACTTTATGACTGCAACAAGACCACTTTACGGCCGAAACAAGACTCCAAAATGGCTGGCCACCAATCTTAAACAAACCCTGATTGATCTTTGATGACCCCCACCACCGCTGTCTTGTCCCAGGGCGCCGGGTCCTCGATGCCCTGAAGAATTCTAGATTTCAAGATAACGACAAAGTCGATGAAAAATCAGCCTTGGGCGCGAGAACACGATGTTTGCTCGTCTATCGCGCACTTGAGAATGGGACAGCTTTTGCAAATACGAGTCGATAGATTGGAAACAGATAATGACACGCTCTCGGTCGCGCTCGGTCTGAGGGGACAGATCGAGTTAAGAACTGGACGAGGCCTTTCAGTACCTCCTACTTCCTGGCCTGGACTCTGTCCTTGTTCCGCTTCACTgatttcacttatttttaaagGCACGATTTCGCTCAAGTGTGGTTGTGAGGCGACGGGCAGCAAAATACACATTGCTCGATGAAGGGAGATAATGTGCTTGTAGAAACCACGAACCGGAAAGGGTCTTCGCGAGCCTTTGTTGTCACATGCAGAGAgcgagaataataataataataataataataataataataataataataataataataataataataataataataataatgcatgtAATATGTTTGACTGACTCCCTGTTTATTTGTTACCTCCCCCTTCTCACATTCTTCTACCAATTATTTCAGTCTCTTACTTCATCGcgcgcacgaacgcacacacacacatttgaacACATTAACATCCTCGTTCAACcacatcattcattcattctcgCTCTCGGACACCCGTGTTCGTCAGTGCGTACGTCCAGGAAGGAAACAAGGCGGTAAGGGAGATAAGCGGTTATATGTCTGCGTCGTTGAGGGTATAACTTCCGGTTAGAGTTCAAGATCTCCGCAAAGAAAGGTCTTTGGGGGGAGGAGGACGGGAGGGCATCCTACACgacctcctcttcctcctcacaAAACATCGAAGGCAGCGCCATCATTAGAAATGTAAGCTCATGGTGTGCACTTTATTGTCTCAAGGAATCTTCCACGTGCCAGGCAAACACGGGCATAACTAATTGGTAAATTGTTGGCGAAGATAACCGCGGACAAATAGCAAGCTTATTACTAATGCTGCCCTTTTTTGTCAGAGACAGATGTAGATAAGAACACCATTAAGCAGGGCTTCGATCGCTGGAGGTATTTCTGAGGCCGGAGGTTGCTTCCCCTTTGACTGCCGATGCGTTGGCCTCTATGGAGAcctgcacaaaataaacatcgtgcctggcttttaaaaaaggaggaGGCAGACACTTTGTCTTCCTAAGAGGCACATGAGTGCAAATTATTTGAAACGAATATTTTCAGCTCAttaggaaatatttatttcctaaAGGGGAGAGAAATTATCTCCTACTTGTTAAGTCTGTCGTGAATTAATGTGAACATGTCTGATTCATGTCTGAAAATTTTGGGTTGCAAAACgtgacttgcttttccctttaacgGAAATTGTGCCACCAACACCACtacctcccaccaccaccaccacaggtCTCGTATGTCGAGGTGTCTATATATGTCAGTCATTTTCGTCCATCCGTTCTATATGTCTGCTTTATTTGtctatctgtgtgtctgtatgtctgtgtgtccatCGGtctgtcaaacaaacaaaaaaaaactcactgttttaaatgtctgtgtgtctgtatgtctgtggaTCACAGTCTGTCTACAAAGCCACAAACACGATCACTGCCTTATTTATATGTCTACGTATGTGTCTATCGGTCTATCTATAAACCATGCAAACTCAAAAAAATTACTACCATAAATAAATCGGTGAGTGAGGAAATGAGAGAATGaataagtgagtgagtgacaggaACTAAAAGTAGAGTAAGTTAACGAGCTACTAGAGAACCAGTCGTcaggactttaaaaaaaaaaactaacgccgacaaaacaacaaaaaaacaaaaaaacaaaaaaaaaaaaaaaaaagagaaaaaaacatgaatgaCAGCCTCAAAATTGAGGGACAAGAATCAACGATGGTCTTGTCATCGCCAGGGCAGGCCAGTGACGGCCATGTCCTTTGTCCACACAGCGTTGCGCCTTTTCACACACATCGACCAACGGCAGTTCCTTGAAGAAGTCGTGGGAACGGCGCCAGAACAGCAGCGCCCTCCTCCTGCTCCCGCGagccctcccctccaccccgaCGATGACAAGAACTACGGCCACAAACAGCGAGACAGCGGCCACATAAACTGCACTCTATTAAAACTCAATTTTCACGCCATTAATTATTTACCCACACATTATCCCGCCAAGCGCGAGCGGGGTCCGGCGGGAGGAAGTTGGGGGCTGGGGGTTGGAGATGCGGAGGAGAGGTGGCGCTGCCACTTCATGGTGAGCGCGGCGCCGTGTGTTCGAtgcccattttttttcaagatcgGCTGCTGGGTCCGCGAGCCTTGTTCTTCCCCTCGTGAGAATGGAGGAGAATGGAAGCATTTGGTGCCCACCTTCCCCCCCTTTTGTGCGCGAGCAGCGTCGCGGGTCGCACTGAGGAATGCCGGGAGTGGACAGTTCTTGGATGATGTTCTACTGTTGTCACGGCTGGTGCAGGTGCTACTGTTATCTGTTCTTCATTTCTGTgcttatcttcttcttcttgttcctcttcTTCTAATTCTGGACAGCATCTTTTATCTCATAGGTTTGATGATAAAGATAgtcgaaacttttttttatgggTTATCGAACAATTaggaggtcacgtgatctccTTGTGCAGTAAAACTTAGTTTATTTGGACAACAACGGTGCAGATGAACATTggtacaccaccaccaccaccaccaccaccagtatTACAGCCACTGATGACAACGTTCGGCGGCGCCAGCGTCTGGTGgggatggttttttttctgggagGGTGAGGATGGGGAGGAGCAGGCAATGTGAAATGTGCGAAGACGAAGAGGGAAAGACAAGAACAGCAATAATGCGTATAAAAGAAGCAGACGAGGAGCGGTAAAGGGAAAAGAAGCCCTCGTGATTGAGAGCTACACCGCGGTATTACCAGTTGCCAAATTTAATATCGACCATGGACAGAAAATTTCTATTGGAAACAGCTGTGACGTAGGGTACCCTTCTCCTCCCGTCCTCCCCTCGCCAAAAACAGGGGCAGTGAAGTGCGAAGCGTTCGCGCCAGGGGGACATAATTGAGTTAAGCGGTTTTCCGCGGAGCTCTCATCGCGATTAAACCGCTTAATTGATTGAGCGGGAGGAGGAGAGTCATGTGGCCTCTTTGAGGGCAACTTTCGATGACAACGCCTGCGACGAAGGCCGCGGTTTTATAACGagtcctttttatattttttacgCTTCCTTGTCATGTCTTTTTATTCGTTCCAACAGTCTTGTGAgctctttatttcttctggTTGCCACTCTCaccctttcttctctcactaGCTCCTCCCTCACGAACCTCCCCTTGCAAACCCTCgtttaattctctctctttcaccgGTCGTATGTTTCCAGCTgggtttttattcatttctgaTGGTTTGGATTTCTTGTcgtctgtcattttttttttattgtgaaatattCTTGCAAGATTTGCTGATGGTGTTATGCTGAGATCATCGAGAAGGAAGAAGTGTTCTCAACACGGTGGGTCTATAGACATGACCAGAAGACGATCTCTTTAACGAATCGTGTAGACAAGCACATCTTAGAAAACTAAACGCTGACAAACAGATTACATACTTCTAGAtatgagagaaggaaaggagtAACGAGTAAAAGAATAATGACTTAAAGacgaaaaaaaggagaaagaaaggaaacgaCGAATAACGATGACGATAGGAATAACATTTCgaacaaacaaagagacaaaaaagaagcaGTCGCCAACCTGTGTAGTTAGAAGGTGAGTCTTCCTAAACATTACAACTCTGAATATGAATTTCAAGTCTGAAATAAACTTTCAGTTTCTAATGGAAAGTTTTGTggatagtgtatgtgtgtgtgtgtgtgatttatcTACAAAGGTATCAAAATATTATCTACAAATTATAGTTTAAATTTTGCTGCAGATTGCACACCTAACTTTATCATAATGCC encodes the following:
- the LOC112555920 gene encoding stimulator of interferon genes protein-like, producing MRSDPNYVDKLISMLQGPEVRVNELLPVGNLSYGIVYNYYLGYLRFVLPGIQQRIDRWCQKHSNTQCFDARMSRKFYILVPVSCYCPHTLVDAGCAISFSGHVDDLELSRAGSLRRVYRHTVWSITKPNGQVLHFVGEYPSCLNTLYQMEMIRNTGLDSSERQRQREEFVARLRALLASNDHTDSVRVVDYRDKDSFGNIISLSQVLAPVIEEDRLPPSESQQTVS